The sequence below is a genomic window from Lates calcarifer isolate ASB-BC8 unplaced genomic scaffold, TLL_Latcal_v3 _unitig_1092_quiver_764, whole genome shotgun sequence.
GTAAAGCTATTGgactcacctgctcaggtagAAGTGGAGCTGCAGCTTTGATTTGCTTCATTTCTGTTCTGATCAAACTCACTTTACTTGTTTTACTGATGACTCTCTTCTTTGTGTTCAGAGCCTGTCAGGTTGGTGGGAGGAGCCAGTCGCTGTGCAGGTACACTGCAGGTGAAACGAGGAGAGTGGAGACCAGTGGCTGACTCTGACTGGACCCTGAAGGCAGCAGCTGTAGTCTGTAGAGAGCtgaactgtggctctgctgttTCAACAGGAAAGGAATCCATTGATGGGTCTGTGTGGTGGATcagctctgactgtgttttATCTGGATATACCCTGAGGGAGTGTTCATCATCacgttcctcctcctccatcctggAAATCACCTGTTCAGGTAAGTCCATCAGTGACATCACCTGTGACATGTTCTCAGTTCATAACTTGATCTCCTTATTTGGTAGAAGATGCTGAGTCACAGCGATCTGCTCAGCAACATACATGTGAAAaaggaagtacatcctctgtgaattctatggttttacgtatcacaatataataaaaaaaaatcatctggtcTTTAGCAGGTCTTACAATTAGGTAAATacaacctcagatgaacaacaacacatgacatattacaccatgttgtcatttatttaataaaaactaggccaaaatgcagaaacagtgtgtgaaaaactACACCCTTACTGCTTCCATAGGAATTCAGAGGGTAAGTAGCAGCCAGGTGCTGCAGACAGTGTGACCACCTCTATAATCAACAACGTCTCTGTAACAGTGCTGATAGTTTAGGTAGGTAAAGggtcatcatcatcctcagtcATGTTCAAACTGACCCTCTGGTATCAGAGTCAATCACAAAATATCAAGGTTTTAAAACCTGCGATTACACTTTCAATTCTAACAGTCAGATATAGAGTTGATGTCTTATCGCTGGGAAGTACTAAAACATGTCTTCATTTAGCAAAGACTTAATCTTGATGATGGAGATGTCTTGGAATATTTTGTTGTAAGAGAAATTTCAACATcacttaaaaagaaatatattatttaacTCCCAGACTCTGCAGACTCTGTCAGGCTGGTGAATGGGACCAGTCTGTGTTCAGGCAGACTGGAGGTGAAGACTCACCAGTCTAACCAGTGGTGGTCCTCAGTGTGTGAAGCTGACTTTGACCTGCAGGATGCAGAGGTGGTCTGTAGAGAGCTTGGCTGTGGGGCTCCTTCAGTCCTCCAGGGGGCGCTCTATGGAGAAGTGGAGGCTCCAATGTGGACCAAAGAGTTCCAGTGTGGAGGCCAAGAGTCTGCTCTCCTGGACTGTAGAAGCTCAGGCTCAGCTAGAACCACCTGCTCACCTGGTAAAGCTGTTGgactcacctgctcaggtagAAGTGGAGCTGCAGCTTTGATTTGCTTCATTTCTGTTCTGATCAAACTCACTTTACTTGTTTTACTGATGACTCTCTTCTTTGTGTTCAGAGCCTGTCAGGTTGGTGGGAGGAGCCAGTCGCTGTGCAGGTACACTGCAGGTGAAACGAGGAGAGTGGAGACCAGTGGCTGACTCTGACTGGACCCTGAAGGCAGCAGCTGTAGTCTGTAGACAGCTGGACTGTGGCTCTGCTGTTTCAACAGGAAAGGAATCCATTGATGGGTCTGTGTGGTGGATCAGCTTTGACTGTGTTCAGTCTGGATCTACCCTGAGGGAGTGTTCATCATCAAGTTATTCATCCTCCATCCTGGAAGTCATCTGCTCAGGTAAGTCCATCAGTGATTAATATTTCTGAACTGCCAGTGTAGGACAACAGTGTCCTAAATGTTAGAGATGTTAGCTTGTTTCTGGAGGGTCACTGCTTGAAAAATGTGAGAATCTGCTGCTTTAAGTGACCTGCTGTGGTTCACTCACACCCACTTTACAAACAATAACTAAATCAGTTCAGCACCACCCACAGCTCCCCACAGGAAGGAGGTGTCAGAGTTTAGTTGCCCCAGCTGTAGCTGATCTACCCCAGTGTGACAGACAGCTTTCCACAGCAGGAGGTTCAGCCAATCATCTCTCTGTTTACAGACCTGCTGGTTCAGCCAGTCATCTCACTGTCCTCCTCCATGGACGGGGTCTCCAAGGCCCAGCAGCAGGGGtattcaggtgtgttcaggggCTTCAACTTCACCATCAGCTGCTCCATCCAGCCACAGTACCCAGGAGGCTTCTTCCAGCtcaccttcacctcctccaaCACAACGCACAACTACACCCTGTCAGCTGTCAATCACTCCgcccacttcctgtttcctgctgcagagccCGCCCACCAAGGAGACTACACCTGTGTTTATCACGTCTACGTGTTTTCTCATAACTTCTCCTCTGAGAGCCGCCGGCTGTCCCTCACTGTCTCAGGTGAGCTGAAGCACAGAGTCCAGCTCAGACACCAGGTCCGACACATGGAATTATGGGACCTGAAGTAAAATTAGATGAGTCCAATTTAAAGATGTTTATTGATGttattaagaaataaataacatttaattcaGGCTTTAATTCATTCCTTCAAACCAGCTTTATATAAATGTGTCTGTCCAACATCATCAGTAAACAGATCAGACGACCTCATTCTCTAAGAACTGAATCAAACAGCTACATGTTAAAATCACTTCAGAGACTTTGGAGGATTCAGCGTCACTGAAGTTTCTGTTTAATGGGAGCTGTTGTACTCATGATGTCATGTGATCTAATGTGACGACTGAATGTGTTTCATCAGATCTAACAGCTCTTATCATCAGACTGGTTGTCCTGCCGCTGAGTCTGCTGTCGGTGAACGCTGTCATCTATTTCATCTGGAAGGTACCGATCATCTTTGTTGACCAGAGGACTGTCTGACATGAAGCACTCAGCTTGTGTATGTTGAACTGAAGACATGATGAAGCTGTAACTCAGATCTGTGTGCTGCCATGTCTCTCCAGGCCACCAGGGGGCAGAAGCCAGGCCCACAGGAGAACATGGAGCTGGATGTTATCTGTCCAGAGCTGAAGGAGTCCAGGCAGCAGAGTAGGATCAGTGCAGAGTAAAAACCTAACTCAGATCAGTATTTGCTGTGACGTCCTTTTTCTTTGATCCAGTTCCAGGTCTCCTCGGTTCACCTGCTCACAGGTATCCAGGTACTTGGCAGGTAGATCGCTCCAACATCTGAGAGAACAGTTCTTCTGTGGATTTAAACGTGAAAATATCTGTTCTCTTACCTTCAGTGCTGATGTGGATCTGTCTGAAAATACAAGAATATTAAGATTTAAAAATTGTTTAGTTTGGAAATTCTAATGGGAGAGATAGTTATTACTTCTTCTTACTTCATAATAGACATTTTTATCTCAATATTCCTCTTTTCATAAGTCcgtttttatttcataatatcaatcaaataacatttaaacataATGACTTTTaacaatttctgttttattttttgtttggtcatttatattttaatcgAATTATtgatatgatttttaaaaattccattacagctttttttctcatgtaattttgatca
It includes:
- the LOC108886130 gene encoding scavenger receptor cysteine-rich type 1 protein M130; translated protein: MFYVKEFSLLKDIVNNVTTNLCNSADSLDSVRLVNGTSLCSGRLEVKTHQSNQWWSSVCEADFDLQDAEVVCRELGCGAPSVLQGALYGEVEAPMWTKEFQCGGQESALLDCRSSGSARTTCSPGKAIGLTCSASLCSEPVRLVGGASRCAGTLQVKRGEWRPVADSDWTLKAAAVVCRELNCGSAVSTGKESIDGSVWWISSDCVLSGYTLRECSSSRSSSSILEITCSDSVRLVNGTSLCSGRLEVKTHQSNQWWSSVCEADFDLQDAEVVCRELGCGAPSVLQGALYGEVEAPMWTKEFQCGGQESALLDCRSSGSARTTCSPGKAVGLTCSEPVRLVGGASRCAGTLQVKRGEWRPVADSDWTLKAAAVVCRQLDCGSAVSTGKESIDGSVWWISFDCVQSGSTLRECSSSSYSSSILEVICSDLLVQPVISLSSSMDGVSKAQQQGYSGVFRGFNFTISCSIQPQYPGGFFQLTFTSSNTTHNYTLSAVNHSAHFLFPAAEPAHQGDYTCVYHVYVFSHNFSSESRRLSLTVSGELKHRVQLRHQVRHMELWDLK